A genomic region of Mycobacterium sp. Aquia_213 contains the following coding sequences:
- a CDS encoding PPE domain-containing protein, translated as MADPRWTGPPEIVAQIFEAGNPASVLANNAVWVTETTNHEVSAGISTVNSLATAAQWQGVGAIASMITSLGLNAGLQTLVGWTAEKIGVTTAAVEAFMLARSSVVPSLMSLTNRLEWDVLFHTNFFGQNTMAMGERDGEYYGHHWPTNSTIGWAYSGALAALTAALAVPPPMAPMGASPAGPAAAASAVAQAAGQAGMNGATQVGSQATQGAGQAAAAPAEGGSQLSSLMQQPLQMISGLTEPLQQVIKAPMDAFQGMASMPQGLLQSMTSAFSSAGGGNAGAAGAAVEPAMLAGATSPLGGAAGGGGVGGGGGFPGAGLTSYTRPTSSFEPETGGRPTSLRAGMLNAAEVRGPTSPTSSGMGGSPMPMSPAGMLGQGKEGQADKDVARARVVVGAGEPTDET; from the coding sequence ATGGCCGATCCCAGGTGGACAGGTCCTCCCGAGATCGTCGCCCAGATCTTCGAGGCGGGCAATCCGGCATCCGTGCTTGCCAATAACGCGGTGTGGGTCACCGAGACCACGAATCACGAAGTGTCGGCGGGCATTTCAACAGTCAACTCCCTGGCGACGGCGGCGCAGTGGCAGGGCGTCGGTGCGATCGCTTCGATGATCACCTCGCTCGGCCTCAATGCCGGATTGCAAACACTGGTGGGCTGGACCGCCGAGAAGATCGGCGTGACGACGGCGGCGGTCGAGGCCTTCATGCTGGCGAGATCGTCGGTCGTCCCGTCGTTGATGTCGCTGACCAATCGGCTCGAGTGGGACGTGCTGTTCCACACCAATTTCTTCGGCCAGAACACGATGGCCATGGGCGAGCGAGACGGCGAGTACTACGGCCACCACTGGCCGACCAATTCGACCATTGGCTGGGCCTACTCCGGTGCGTTGGCCGCGCTTACTGCTGCGCTGGCCGTTCCCCCGCCGATGGCACCGATGGGGGCCTCACCGGCTGGGCCGGCGGCGGCCGCCTCGGCCGTGGCACAGGCGGCCGGGCAGGCCGGAATGAACGGCGCGACGCAGGTCGGTAGCCAGGCGACCCAGGGTGCGGGGCAGGCAGCCGCGGCACCCGCCGAGGGCGGCAGCCAGCTCAGTTCCCTCATGCAGCAGCCGCTGCAAATGATCTCCGGCCTGACCGAACCGCTGCAGCAGGTCATCAAGGCCCCGATGGATGCCTTCCAAGGCATGGCCAGCATGCCGCAGGGGCTGCTGCAGTCGATGACGAGCGCGTTTTCCTCGGCCGGTGGCGGCAATGCCGGCGCGGCCGGCGCCGCCGTCGAGCCCGCCATGCTGGCCGGCGCAACTAGTCCCCTGGGCGGCGCAGCTGGCGGCGGAGGCGTGGGCGGCGGTGGTGGCTTCCCGGGCGCCGGCCTGACCAGCTACACCCGTCCCACCAGCAGCTTCGAGCCGGAGACCGGCGGGCGGCCGACCAGCTTGCGCGCCGGCATGCTCAACGCCGCCGAAGTGCGCGGCCCCACCTCTCCGACCAGCTCCGGGATGGGCGGCTCGCCGATGCCGATGTCGCCGGCCGGCATGCTGGGGCAGGGCAAGGAAGGCCAAGCCGACAAGGACGTCGCCCGCGCTCGCGTGGTTGTCGGGGCCGGCGAGCCGACCGACGAGACCTAG